The genome window ATCTCTCTGAACTGGCTGAGGTCATTCAACTCGGATGAGAGGTCGTCAATGACGATCTCCAGCTTGGCCGCCATCCAAGATTTCTGATCGATTACCGTCTCGTCGAGGTCGAACACGACGCCTTTAGCGCCGCTAATGCCGCTTGCAATGAAGGTGTCTCGGAGCGTCCTGATCAGGTAGCCACCGGTGCTTGGGGCTGATCTCCCTTCCAGGAGGAACGTGACCAGGTTCGACCCTGCTGCAAGCGCCGATACAGACGAGGTACCAGGGCGGGGATTGATGTCAGTCAGCCAGTAATTTCCGTTCTCTTCAAGAAACTGGACATTGAACAGTCCGAGCGCCCCATTCCGCGCCAACCATTGCGCCGTGGCCTTAGCCAACTGATCGGGGCCACCCTTCTCGATCACTTCGGAAATCACCGCATATCCGCCCGATGCACGAACCCGCAGTCGCTTGGTGATTTCTGAGACGGCGCCGCCTTCGCCTATAGCGAAATCGACCGACCACTCCTGAAAACTCCCGATCTTCCGCTGCCACAGATAGCCTTCAGCCGCTCCATTCGCGGAGGCTTCGAGATACTCCGCCCGATCTTTGGCATGGACCATGTCCCGGCCGCCCCATCCCCGCCGTGGCTTCCCAATCAATGGGAAGCTGAAGTCATGAGTCTCCGGATCGATAGTGGGAAGGGTAGGGAGGTGGGCGGCAGTCGCTGCCTCGGTCGCGAGGAGCTTGTCTTCGAGAACCGATACGAGTTCGGTAGTTGAGGCAAAGACGCGGGCGCCAAGGATTTCCAATTCCGGACGAAGTTTCGCCAGCGCCGGAAGATCGAACATTGTCGTGGGGAAGATGGCG of Rhizobium sp. BT04 contains these proteins:
- a CDS encoding HAD family hydrolase; amino-acid sequence: MTGVALVVGGGGLQGLPVLRAVRAMGWKAVVADTITDNINRFEADRYFVAPPVAHLSEFSEFLRDLIASEKIDAIFPTTMFDLPALAKLRPELEILGARVFASTTELVSVLEDKLLATEAATAAHLPTLPTIDPETHDFSFPLIGKPRRGWGGRDMVHAKDRAEYLEASANGAAEGYLWQRKIGSFQEWSVDFAIGEGGAVSEITKRLRVRASGGYAVISEVIEKGGPDQLAKATAQWLARNGALGLFNVQFLEENGNYWLTDINPRPGTSSVSALAAGSNLVTFLLEGRSAPSTGGYLIRTLRDTFIASGISGAKGVVFDLDETVIDQKSWMAAKLEIVIDDLSSELNDLSQFREIALQIIDEGPWDRLIDVALQRAGLPRSMSERMITAWRSAMPTGVAIHLDAQGLAEDLVRRGVPISILTDNPAASQKQKIGLLPSPWGQTHVILTDELASPKPATAGFELAASRLGMAPGDLVCIGDSPWRDAVGALRAGYRGAVIVQRAGSMHNPSKGLFNQRFPEFSSRVSWVPSLSGLGHLLVRENR